From one Triticum aestivum cultivar Chinese Spring chromosome 4B, IWGSC CS RefSeq v2.1, whole genome shotgun sequence genomic stretch:
- the LOC123094152 gene encoding uncharacterized protein, with translation MSRRRCSPATAPPLEDEDILQEILLRLPPQPSSLPRASAVCKRWRSILSDPQFVQRFRKHHGKPPLIGFFNQSYTVVCDFNPILEAPNRVHANRLSVPKRQSSMGKWRFMGCRNGLAVLVNGGRREAVVWDPLTGQQHHVPFPPGLHDVPTSSFYAWHAAVLCANAEDGHVHGDCIRGPFKLVLICNRYEQAFASLYDSTSRAWGDIFSTAIENTIHWTRCSILVGNVLCWAICGGDALVFDTEMQSLAVIEKPADKNAISDWSFQLLRMEDGGLGLAALSGLTVQLWERKLNCDGVVGWVLLQKTIPLEGLLPSTKPLVFIVGYDEDTNAIVLSTGIGNFMIELDSMQIKHIIKRNAMCIDMFYPYHNFYTAGRGVGWKWVELEL, from the exons ATGAGCCGCCGCCGTTGCTCGCCGGCGACGGCACCCCCACTGGAAGACGAGGACATCCTGCAGGAGATCCTCCTGCGCCTTCCTCCTCAGCCATCCTCCCTCCCACGTGCGTCCGCCGTATGCAAGCGCTGGCGCAGCATCCTCTCTGACCCCCAATTCGTCCAACGCTTCCGCAAACACCACGGGAAACCCCCGCTAATCGGCTTCTTCAACCAAAGTTATACCGTAGTCTGCGACTTCAATCCCATCCTGGAAGCGCCTAACCGCGTCCATGCCAATCGTCTCTCGGTGCCAAAGAGACAAAGCTCCATGGGGAAGTGGCGTTTCATGGGCTGCCGCAACGGCCTTGCCGTCCTGGTCAACGGGGGTCGGCGTGAGGCCGTCGTGTGGGATCCTCTCACTGGCCAGCAACATCATGTGCCTTTTCCACCGGGGCTTCACGACGTTCCAACGAGTAGTTTCTATGCCTGGCATGCCGCAGTGCTTTGTGCTAATGCCGAAGATGGGCACGTGCACGGAGATTGCATCAGGGGGCCGTTCAAATTGGTCTTGATCTGCAACAGATACGAGCAGGCATTCGCTTCTCTCTATGACTCCACATCTCGTGCTTGGGGAGATATTTTCTCGACGGCGATAGAAAATACAATTCATTGGACAAGGTGCAGCATCCTTGTTGGAAATGTGCTTTGCTGGGCGATTTGTGGAGGTGATGCCCTTGTGTTTGACACTGAAATGCAGAGTCTTGCTGTGATTGAGAAGCCGGCAGACAAGAACGCTATCAGTGACTGGTCTTTTCAGCTCTTACGGATGGAGGATGGTGGACTAGGCCTCGCTGCTTTGTCGGGACTGACCGTCCAATTATGGGAAAGGAAACTTAACTGTGACGGTGTTGTCGGATGGGTGTTGCTGCAGAAAACCATTCCTTTGGAGGGGTTGCTTCCAAGCACAAAGCCTTTGGTATTTATCGTGGGGTATGATGAGGACACAAATGCGATTGTTCTGTCTACGGGGATTGGCAACTTCATGATCGAACTTGACTCAATGCAGATCAAACATATCATTAAAAGAAATGCCATGTGTATCGACATGTTTTATCCCTACCATAATTTCTACACTGCAG GCAGGGGAGTTGGGTGGAAATGGGTGGAACTGGAACTTTGA